Proteins from a single region of Bos indicus x Bos taurus breed Angus x Brahman F1 hybrid chromosome 29, Bos_hybrid_MaternalHap_v2.0, whole genome shotgun sequence:
- the LOC113886342 gene encoding putative olfactory receptor 8G3 pseudogene, whose product MDPGNHSSVTEFILTGLTEQPRLQLPLFLLFLGIYVVTVVGNLGMITLVGLSSHLHTPMYYFLSNLSLIDLCQSTVITPKMLMNFVTEKNIISYPECMTQLYFFILFIISECYMLAEMAYDRYVAICNPLLYNAIMSYYWCFQLTAAGYILCIIQSTFHTCLMLRLYFCKANVINHYFCDVFPLMELSCSSIYFNELLALVCSSFNVLIPALTILISYIFILYKIFHIHSTEGRSKAFSTCSSHILAVAVFYGSAAFMYLQPSSVSPMDQGKVSSVFYTCIVPMLNPLIYSLRNKDVKLALKNILNLGKYR is encoded by the coding sequence ATGGACCCAGGAAATCACTCCTCAGTGACTGAGTTCATCCTCACTGGGCTCACAGAACAGCCACGACTCCAgctgccccttttcctcctcttcctaggAATCTATGTGGTCACAGTGGTGGGGAATCTGGGCATGATCACACTGGTTGGGCTCAGTTCTCACCTACATACACCTATGTACTATTTCCTCAGCAACTTATCCCTTATTGATCTCTGTCAGTCCACCGTCATTACCCCCAAAATGCTGATGAACTTTGTGACAGAGAAAAACATCATCTCCTATCCTGAATGCATGACTCAGctatatttctttattctttttattatttcagagtGCTATATGTTGGCTGAAATGGCATATGACCGCTATGTTGCCATCTGTAACCCCTTGCTTTATAATGCCATCATGTCTTATTATTGGTGCTTCCAGCTCACAGCAGCAGGTTATATCTTGTGCATCATTCAATCGACATTCCATACTTGCCTTATGTTGAGACTCTATTTCTGCAAGGCCAATGTGATTAACCATTATTTCTGTGATGTTTTTCCACTCATGGAGCTATCCTGTTCTAGCATCTATTTCAATGAGTTATTGGCTCTAGTCTGCAGTTCTTTCAACGTCCTGATTCCTGCCTTGACTATTCTTATTTCCTATATCTTCATCCTCTATAAAATCTTCCACATCCACtccactgagggcaggtccaaaGCCTTCAGCACTTGCAGTTCCCACATCTTGGCCGTTGCTGTTTTCTATGGATCTGCAGCATTCATGTACCTGCAGCCATCATCTGTGAGCCCCATGGACCAAGGGAAAGTGTCCTCTGTGTTTTATACCTGCATTGTGCCCATGCTGAATCCTTTGATCTACAGTTTGCGGAATAAGGATGTCAAATTGGCCCTGAAGAATATTCTGAACCTTGGAAAATATAGATGA